Proteins encoded within one genomic window of Granulicella pectinivorans:
- a CDS encoding sensor histidine kinase, with protein sequence MKNYVSISLRLTLWFGAIFFCGWVIFGTVMWFHLKSTLTAERHQTLSRRADRLQDLLRRDQRNTDADPVQDFRDFAHATGNGLAEIVRTDNTPVYPSPSSAASSFPWPAISNGQPETFLHVHLGDQSYSVLIRPIIAEGTQAYIGLAAPDAGNLLLLHDFWRGLLAWIPALLLVSSAGGYWMSRRALRPVDRITATARSISIGNLSERLPVNHSGDELERLTETCNEMLARLESSVRTIKQFTADASHELRGPLSFARTVAEVALRNPRIDESSRQSFQDIVDEAAKAAVVLEQMLTLARSDAEPFDKSLVPLELASLVEGTCSMARRIAAEKGHTIHLSTTPVWVQGDATSLRRMLWIVLDNALKYNDGKAAIDVAITTDDAQAIIRIQDSGMGISPEDLPYVFDRFYRADPSRSQIEGSGLGLSIARWIADAHHAEISIRSAHRQGTTVTITLPVCDLESPHASGRRYAGLLSTSSRGRHTPLPEGSVT encoded by the coding sequence ATGAAGAACTACGTCTCCATCTCCCTGCGCCTCACCCTCTGGTTTGGCGCCATCTTCTTCTGCGGCTGGGTCATCTTCGGCACTGTCATGTGGTTCCACCTCAAAAGCACGCTTACGGCCGAACGCCACCAGACCCTTTCACGCCGCGCCGACCGCCTCCAAGATCTCCTGCGCCGCGACCAGCGCAACACCGACGCCGATCCCGTCCAGGACTTCCGCGACTTCGCCCACGCCACCGGGAACGGGCTCGCTGAGATCGTCCGCACCGACAACACACCCGTCTACCCCTCGCCCTCCTCCGCAGCCTCATCCTTCCCCTGGCCAGCCATCTCCAACGGCCAACCGGAGACCTTCCTTCATGTCCACTTGGGCGACCAGTCCTACTCCGTGCTCATCCGTCCCATCATCGCGGAAGGAACCCAGGCGTACATCGGCCTCGCCGCCCCGGACGCCGGTAATCTCCTTCTTCTGCACGACTTCTGGCGGGGACTCCTCGCCTGGATCCCAGCCCTTCTCCTCGTCTCCTCCGCCGGCGGTTACTGGATGAGTCGCCGCGCCCTCCGCCCCGTCGATCGCATCACAGCAACCGCCCGTTCCATCAGCATCGGCAATCTCTCAGAGCGCCTCCCCGTCAACCACAGCGGCGACGAGCTTGAGCGCCTGACCGAAACCTGCAACGAAATGCTCGCCCGCCTCGAATCCTCCGTCCGCACCATCAAGCAGTTCACCGCCGACGCCTCGCACGAACTCCGCGGCCCCCTGTCCTTTGCCCGCACCGTCGCCGAGGTAGCCCTCCGCAACCCCCGGATCGACGAATCCAGCCGCCAGTCATTCCAGGACATCGTCGACGAAGCGGCCAAGGCCGCCGTCGTCCTGGAGCAGATGCTCACTCTAGCCCGCTCCGATGCCGAGCCCTTCGACAAATCCCTCGTACCCCTTGAGCTCGCCTCCCTCGTCGAGGGGACCTGTTCCATGGCACGCAGAATCGCAGCAGAAAAGGGCCACACCATCCATCTCTCCACCACCCCCGTCTGGGTGCAGGGCGATGCCACCAGCCTCCGTCGCATGCTCTGGATCGTCCTCGACAACGCCCTGAAATATAACGATGGCAAAGCTGCCATCGACGTCGCAATCACGACAGACGATGCGCAAGCCATCATTCGCATCCAGGATTCCGGCATGGGGATCTCCCCGGAAGATCTGCCATACGTCTTCGACCGCTTCTACCGTGCCGACCCATCCCGCAGCCAGATAGAGGGTAGCGGTCTGGGCCTTTCCATCGCCCGCTGGATTGCGGATGCCCACCACGCCGAAATTTCCATCCGCAGCGCACACCGTCAGGGCACAACCGTGACCATCACGCTGCCCGTGTGCGACTTGGAGAGCCCCCACGCCTCTGGACGCCGGTATGCGGGACTCCTGTCCACCTCTTCCAGGGGCAGGCACACACCGCTTCCCGAAGGATCAGTGACCTGA
- a CDS encoding TonB-dependent receptor, which yields MRLFHLAKRQPILTLLLLVALLAGVTPLEAQFDAGTVLGNITDSSGANIASASVELHSLAKGSNSVRSTDANGSYEFDNIQPGDYILTVTASGFAKATTDPFSVNVGARQRVSLTLHLGLDSQNVTVSGAASQLETDSSDRGQTIQGAEAVVLPLNGRAYADLAALVPGVRKSLLGTVASNPPRDASYNVNGLTSQSNNFELDGIDNNAYQEANQGYSNQAVVPSPDAIQEFKVQTDNYSAEYGRAGGAIINATTRSGTNIFHGGAYDYLRNTKLNAFGPFYGTGVKPTLVQNQFGGTLGGPVFHDKLFFFLDYEGLRSVAHLLTTAILPTQAELTGLFTTDGTAAGKAVPVKNPYTNVVYANGQVPLGDANINPVALAVFKLLPTPNIAGAALTANNFQYLPASTTTDDKGDARADFILNPTQNGFFRYSQRAVQFFQPPSFPGAAGGNNNGTLYARTRQIVAGYNWALSSNSILELRFGQTWTASGKSPAYIGQPNLLAGIPNVPQDPTYTGGLNTQSVTGFTAFGEQATSPQFTNPTQANPKVNYTFVKGRHSLKIGYEYGWLAQAISDFHPKFGSDTYSGQFSSTGSATTPQAANLTDFLFGARNNYSLNAVNEVNYLRFWHMGYIQDDWKMLHNLTVNLGLRYEFMSPNYEQDNKILNFDPINQQLIQAGTGADVTSTVPGHVYKLHYVGGSGLADRALVNPDYKDFGPRVGFAYQALPGTVVRGGYGVSYAYLFRFGGEGLLAYNGPNNYSATLPVNQTPSQGICTSLTQDPTTCFRRTQDGYQTNFAGPSNFTTTRAQTRYTPKDFKNGYVQAFHLSVQQQLPRKTTLEVSYVGNHAVHIAALEDFNQARLCTQAEITNGACTPTGTASLLNRRPIPNFTDILTESNSGFLVYHSLQTKLERRFTGGLFLINSFTWSRGINNSSADLEANNGDGAVVNIANIAGDRGPSGYNQPLNNTTSIILDLPFGHGRHWGNTAPGWQQQLIGGWQLTGINIVTSGVPVNLTYTANTNQVASTTSSVYALRPNLVTNAQAVYGSTLIKSSSALSGFLNPAAVSGPGGAQLFGNAGRNNLRGPAFGQLDLAAHKKFSLLTDRQTLEFRVEAFNVLNATNYISPSTNIGTVSATGVLSPNASFGTFSGSTSVFPSRQVQLALRLAF from the coding sequence ATGCGCCTGTTCCACTTAGCCAAACGCCAGCCCATACTCACGCTGCTCCTTCTTGTTGCCCTCCTCGCCGGGGTGACTCCGCTCGAAGCCCAGTTCGATGCCGGCACAGTTCTAGGCAACATCACTGATTCCTCCGGAGCCAACATCGCTTCGGCGAGCGTCGAGCTGCACAGCCTCGCGAAGGGATCGAACAGCGTCCGCTCGACGGATGCCAACGGCAGCTATGAGTTCGACAATATTCAGCCCGGCGACTATATCCTCACGGTCACCGCGAGCGGCTTCGCCAAGGCGACCACCGATCCCTTCAGCGTGAACGTCGGCGCACGGCAGCGTGTGTCCCTCACACTCCACCTGGGGCTCGACTCGCAGAATGTGACCGTCTCCGGTGCCGCAAGCCAACTGGAGACCGACAGCAGCGACCGAGGACAAACGATCCAGGGCGCCGAGGCCGTCGTGCTGCCGTTGAACGGGCGTGCCTACGCCGACCTTGCCGCGTTGGTTCCCGGAGTGCGCAAGTCCCTGCTTGGAACCGTCGCCTCCAACCCGCCCCGCGACGCCTCCTATAACGTGAACGGCCTGACCTCGCAGTCGAACAACTTTGAGCTCGATGGCATCGACAACAACGCCTACCAGGAGGCCAACCAGGGGTACTCCAACCAGGCGGTGGTGCCCTCGCCCGATGCCATCCAGGAGTTCAAGGTCCAGACCGACAACTACTCTGCCGAGTACGGACGCGCCGGCGGTGCCATCATCAATGCCACAACACGCAGTGGAACGAACATCTTCCACGGCGGAGCCTACGATTATCTGCGCAACACAAAATTGAATGCCTTCGGCCCCTTCTACGGCACGGGCGTGAAGCCGACGCTGGTGCAGAACCAGTTCGGCGGAACCCTCGGTGGTCCCGTCTTTCACGACAAGCTCTTTTTCTTCCTGGACTACGAAGGTCTCCGTTCGGTGGCACACCTTCTGACGACTGCCATTCTGCCCACCCAGGCCGAACTCACGGGGCTGTTCACCACGGATGGTACGGCGGCCGGCAAGGCTGTCCCGGTGAAGAATCCCTATACCAACGTCGTGTATGCCAACGGACAGGTTCCGCTTGGCGACGCAAACATCAATCCCGTCGCCCTTGCAGTCTTCAAGCTTCTTCCCACCCCGAACATCGCCGGGGCAGCCCTCACCGCGAACAACTTCCAATATCTTCCTGCCAGCACCACGACTGACGACAAGGGCGACGCGCGTGCCGACTTCATCCTGAACCCCACCCAGAACGGCTTCTTCCGTTATAGCCAGCGCGCCGTCCAGTTCTTCCAGCCTCCCAGCTTTCCCGGAGCAGCCGGAGGAAACAACAACGGAACTCTCTACGCACGCACTCGACAGATCGTAGCCGGATATAACTGGGCTCTCTCCTCGAACTCGATTCTTGAACTGCGTTTCGGACAAACCTGGACCGCAAGCGGCAAGAGCCCAGCCTATATCGGACAACCCAACCTGCTCGCCGGAATCCCCAACGTGCCGCAAGACCCCACCTACACCGGGGGCCTCAACACGCAGTCCGTCACAGGCTTTACCGCCTTCGGGGAACAGGCCACCAGCCCGCAATTCACAAACCCCACGCAGGCGAACCCCAAGGTCAACTACACTTTCGTCAAAGGTCGCCACAGCCTGAAGATCGGATACGAGTACGGCTGGTTGGCTCAGGCCATCTCGGACTTCCATCCGAAGTTCGGCTCCGACACCTACTCCGGACAGTTCAGCTCCACCGGATCGGCTACCACGCCGCAGGCGGCGAACCTGACCGACTTCCTCTTCGGCGCGCGCAACAACTATTCGCTGAACGCCGTCAACGAGGTGAATTACCTGCGCTTCTGGCACATGGGCTACATCCAGGACGACTGGAAGATGCTGCACAACCTCACGGTCAACCTCGGCCTGCGCTACGAGTTCATGTCTCCCAACTACGAGCAGGACAACAAGATCCTCAACTTCGATCCCATCAACCAGCAGCTCATCCAGGCAGGTACGGGCGCGGACGTCACCAGCACGGTTCCAGGTCACGTTTATAAACTGCACTACGTCGGCGGAAGCGGACTGGCGGACCGCGCGCTCGTCAACCCCGACTATAAGGACTTCGGCCCGCGGGTCGGCTTCGCCTACCAGGCGCTTCCAGGAACAGTCGTGCGTGGCGGATACGGCGTCAGCTATGCCTACCTCTTCCGCTTCGGCGGCGAAGGACTTCTCGCTTACAACGGCCCCAATAACTACAGCGCCACGCTTCCCGTGAATCAGACACCGAGCCAGGGAATCTGTACCTCACTCACGCAGGATCCCACAACCTGCTTCCGCCGCACGCAAGATGGCTACCAGACCAACTTCGCCGGGCCAAGCAACTTCACCACCACCCGCGCACAGACTCGCTACACGCCAAAGGACTTCAAGAACGGCTACGTGCAGGCCTTTCACCTCTCCGTGCAGCAGCAGCTTCCACGAAAGACCACGCTTGAGGTGTCCTACGTCGGCAACCATGCCGTACATATCGCCGCACTCGAAGACTTCAACCAGGCAAGACTTTGCACACAGGCTGAAATTACGAACGGAGCCTGCACTCCGACCGGCACCGCTTCCCTGCTCAACCGACGCCCCATCCCCAACTTCACCGACATTCTTACCGAGAGCAACTCCGGCTTCCTCGTCTACCATTCGCTGCAAACCAAGCTGGAACGTCGCTTTACCGGCGGTCTCTTCCTCATCAACTCCTTCACCTGGTCGCGCGGCATCAACAACTCATCAGCCGATCTCGAGGCCAACAATGGCGATGGTGCAGTCGTCAACATCGCCAACATAGCCGGAGACCGCGGTCCCTCCGGATACAATCAGCCCCTCAACAACACCACGTCGATCATCCTGGATCTTCCCTTCGGCCATGGCCGCCACTGGGGCAACACGGCCCCGGGATGGCAGCAACAACTCATCGGCGGATGGCAGCTCACAGGCATCAACATCGTCACGAGTGGCGTCCCCGTCAACCTGACCTACACGGCCAATACAAACCAGGTGGCGTCTACCACAAGCTCTGTATACGCGCTTCGTCCGAACCTGGTCACCAATGCGCAGGCCGTCTATGGAAGCACGCTAATCAAGTCTTCCAGTGCACTGTCGGGTTTCCTGAATCCAGCGGCCGTATCAGGTCCAGGCGGCGCTCAACTCTTCGGCAACGCAGGCCGGAATAACCTGCGCGGGCCTGCCTTTGGGCAACTCGATCTCGCGGCGCACAAGAAGTTCTCACTTCTCACCGATCGGCAGACGCTTGAGTTCCGCGTGGAAGCCTTCAACGTCCTCAACGCCACCAACTACATCTCGCCCAGCACCAACATCGGCACGGTGAGCGCGACCGGAGTTCTGAGCCCCAACGCAAGCTTTGGGACCTTCAGCGGAAGCACGAGCGTCTTTCCTTCGCGTCAAGTGCAATTGGCTCTCCGTCTCGCGTTCTGA
- a CDS encoding DUF1868 domain-containing protein, whose translation MDIRNRRDFLLGAYAASLAALLPHGIHAQAAPTQDHDPIPAIPSTDTILKFSRDGHVKPFAGSTIICHLPQQCRTRDAIVEFGDALRKSTLTSKLGVLPGESLHMTVFSCPNDQARNRETWPDYIPFDAPIDTCNRIMEERFAGFRARCAMPIRVSVNLRNTLAYGRACTLRISPADDTENAKLRALRDDLAGLFNLRAKDHAAYAFHVTIAYQMAPFTPQEKALYQELLQHHVNRIVATAPVIELGVPEFCTFEDMYRFEIRKLLRL comes from the coding sequence TTGGATATCCGCAATCGTCGCGACTTTCTTCTCGGCGCATACGCCGCTTCCCTGGCGGCTCTTCTGCCCCATGGCATCCATGCCCAGGCGGCACCGACGCAGGATCACGATCCCATCCCTGCGATCCCGTCCACGGACACCATCCTCAAGTTCAGCCGCGACGGCCACGTCAAGCCCTTCGCAGGCAGCACCATCATCTGCCACTTGCCGCAGCAGTGCCGCACCCGCGACGCCATCGTGGAGTTCGGCGACGCACTCCGCAAGAGTACGCTCACCTCGAAGCTTGGAGTGCTTCCCGGCGAGAGCCTCCATATGACCGTCTTCTCGTGTCCCAACGATCAGGCCCGTAACCGCGAAACCTGGCCCGACTACATTCCCTTCGACGCACCCATCGATACATGCAACCGCATCATGGAGGAACGGTTCGCCGGCTTCAGGGCACGCTGTGCCATGCCCATCCGAGTCTCGGTGAATCTTCGCAACACCCTCGCCTATGGCCGCGCCTGCACGCTTCGGATCTCACCCGCCGATGATACGGAGAACGCCAAACTCCGCGCGCTGCGCGACGACCTCGCGGGCCTCTTCAACCTTCGCGCGAAAGACCATGCGGCCTATGCCTTCCACGTCACCATCGCCTATCAGATGGCTCCGTTCACGCCACAAGAAAAGGCTCTTTACCAGGAGCTGTTGCAGCACCACGTCAATCGCATCGTGGCAACCGCGCCTGTCATTGAGCTGGGTGTACCTGAGTTCTGCACGTTCGAAGACATGTACCGCTTTGAAATCCGCAAACTCCTGCGTCTTTGA
- a CDS encoding alanyl-tRNA editing protein encodes MSTAERLYYNAQETLAFEAEVTDIRLESRKDGVNRWQVALDRTAFYPESGGQPWDLGTLEAVARSGARLEVPVLAVVEEDGEVWHVVEKPLMAGTAVTGRVEAARRLDHMQQHTGQHLLSAIFLAELGAATVSFHLGMESSTIDLAVKEVPAADLVRVEEMVNRLIGEDRRVSASVVLPELAEEMLARGQLRKLPERAGEIRVVEIEGVEWNACGGTHVASTGRIGGMVLRRTEKVKQGIRVEFCCGLRAVRMAREDFATTAELGRLLSTGPAELVGKVGGLLDEARAGEKARFALLEELAGHEARAVVRNGRVVETTARDVNYAKLLAWRIAAMGRVAVVKASEGDRATFVMASSSGVDCGAVMKGALSVLGARGGGSPTMAQGAVPAVDAERLVELLRLGLEDERGG; translated from the coding sequence TTGAGCACTGCGGAGAGGCTCTACTACAACGCGCAGGAGACGCTGGCGTTTGAGGCCGAGGTCACGGATATTCGTCTGGAATCGCGTAAGGATGGCGTAAACCGGTGGCAGGTTGCGCTGGACCGGACAGCATTCTATCCGGAGAGCGGCGGTCAGCCGTGGGATCTGGGCACGCTGGAGGCTGTGGCTCGGAGTGGAGCGCGGTTGGAGGTGCCGGTGCTGGCGGTGGTGGAGGAGGACGGCGAGGTGTGGCATGTCGTCGAGAAGCCACTGATGGCCGGAACGGCGGTCACCGGGCGGGTGGAGGCGGCGCGGCGGCTCGACCATATGCAGCAGCATACGGGGCAACATCTGTTGTCGGCGATCTTTCTGGCTGAGCTTGGCGCGGCTACGGTGTCGTTTCATCTTGGGATGGAGAGCTCTACGATCGATCTTGCCGTGAAGGAAGTGCCGGCTGCGGATCTTGTGCGGGTCGAAGAGATGGTGAACCGGTTGATCGGAGAAGACCGCCGGGTTTCGGCGTCGGTGGTGCTTCCGGAGTTGGCTGAGGAGATGCTGGCGCGGGGGCAGTTGCGGAAGCTGCCGGAGCGGGCTGGAGAGATCCGGGTTGTGGAGATTGAAGGGGTGGAATGGAACGCCTGTGGCGGCACGCACGTCGCTTCGACTGGCAGGATCGGCGGAATGGTGTTGCGGCGTACCGAGAAGGTGAAGCAGGGGATACGGGTGGAGTTCTGCTGCGGGTTGCGGGCGGTGCGTATGGCTCGTGAAGATTTTGCCACTACGGCTGAGTTGGGTAGGTTGTTGTCTACGGGCCCTGCTGAGCTGGTGGGCAAGGTTGGCGGTTTGCTGGACGAAGCGAGGGCAGGTGAGAAGGCCCGTTTTGCGCTTCTGGAAGAACTTGCCGGTCACGAGGCCAGAGCGGTTGTCCGCAACGGACGCGTGGTGGAGACCACAGCTCGCGATGTGAACTACGCGAAGCTCCTGGCGTGGCGCATTGCGGCCATGGGTCGGGTCGCAGTGGTCAAGGCGTCGGAAGGCGACCGTGCAACGTTCGTGATGGCTTCGTCGAGCGGGGTGGATTGCGGCGCGGTGATGAAGGGCGCACTGAGTGTGCTGGGTGCTCGTGGAGGTGGGTCGCCCACGATGGCGCAGGGGGCGGTGCCGGCCGTGGACGCGGAAAGGCTGGTGGAGCTTTTGCGGCTGGGGCTGGAAGATGAACGCGGAGGTTGA
- the fbp gene encoding class 1 fructose-bisphosphatase, which yields MITFEEHVVRQHPELGAEFGWVLSGLTLASKKIEAQIRSAGLSGVYGAQGSENVQGEAQQKLDVVANDAMMESLGSRAGVAALVSEEDEAPVAFDADGGKYIVIFDPLDGSSNIDVNVNVGTIFSVHRRLADGSLDASILQEGTKQVMGGYVVYGPSTVLVYTAGDGVYGFTLDAASGAFVLTNEAMVMPEQGPYYSVNEANAVTWPEGFQAYVEMLRTGGLGIAYSSRYIGSLVADFHRTLLKGGVFLYPPTKKQPGGKLRLLYEANPLAFIAEQAGGMATTGTDRILEIQPGKIHQRTPFCVGSKREMEALQAAVGGKA from the coding sequence ATGATTACGTTTGAAGAGCATGTGGTGCGGCAGCATCCGGAACTGGGTGCGGAGTTTGGGTGGGTGCTGAGTGGTTTGACGCTGGCGTCGAAGAAGATCGAGGCGCAGATCCGGTCGGCCGGGTTAAGCGGTGTGTATGGCGCGCAGGGCTCTGAGAATGTGCAGGGGGAGGCGCAACAGAAGCTGGATGTGGTCGCGAATGACGCGATGATGGAGAGTTTGGGTTCGCGGGCCGGTGTGGCTGCCTTGGTGAGCGAGGAGGATGAGGCTCCGGTGGCGTTTGACGCCGATGGCGGGAAGTATATTGTGATCTTCGATCCGCTGGATGGCTCTTCCAACATCGATGTGAATGTGAACGTGGGGACGATCTTCAGCGTTCATCGGCGGCTTGCTGATGGCTCACTCGATGCCTCGATCCTGCAGGAAGGAACGAAGCAGGTTATGGGGGGGTACGTGGTCTATGGACCTTCGACCGTGCTGGTTTATACCGCCGGGGATGGGGTGTATGGATTTACGCTCGATGCGGCTTCGGGTGCCTTTGTGCTGACCAACGAGGCGATGGTGATGCCCGAGCAGGGGCCTTATTACAGCGTGAACGAAGCGAACGCCGTGACCTGGCCGGAGGGCTTCCAGGCCTATGTGGAGATGCTGCGTACGGGCGGGTTGGGGATTGCCTATAGCTCGCGGTACATCGGAAGCCTGGTGGCGGATTTTCACCGCACCTTGCTGAAGGGGGGCGTGTTTTTGTATCCGCCGACGAAGAAGCAGCCGGGAGGCAAGCTGCGTTTGCTGTACGAGGCGAATCCGCTGGCGTTTATCGCGGAGCAGGCGGGGGGAATGGCGACGACGGGGACGGATCGGATTCTCGAAATTCAGCCGGGGAAGATCCATCAGAGGACGCCGTTTTGTGTTGGCAGCAAGAGGGAGATGGAGGCTTTGCAGGCGGCGGTTGGAGGCAAGGCTTGA
- a CDS encoding TadE/TadG family type IV pilus assembly protein encodes MRILSGIVRIQSGRETPARGAALLRGESGSSLIEFAFSLTILLLCIIGILDCSRLLYLNHYVGNAARDGVRYAMVRGSTWSGTSCASTSTFKCAATSANVTSYVIASSPSVMPTGSVQVTTTWPGTSASGGSCDTSSGANSPRCSVQVTVSYPFKFLIPFIPSTSLTVKSSSILTIAQ; translated from the coding sequence TTGAGAATCCTTTCCGGCATCGTACGTATCCAGTCGGGGAGGGAGACGCCCGCTCGCGGAGCCGCGCTTCTTCGTGGCGAATCGGGTTCAAGCCTGATCGAGTTTGCTTTTTCCCTGACCATTCTTCTGCTCTGCATCATCGGGATCCTGGATTGCTCGCGGCTTCTTTACCTCAATCATTACGTGGGCAACGCTGCTCGTGATGGGGTCCGCTATGCCATGGTTCGGGGCTCGACCTGGAGCGGCACGAGCTGTGCCTCTACCAGCACATTCAAGTGCGCGGCCACCAGCGCGAACGTGACAAGCTACGTGATTGCCTCGTCGCCCAGCGTCATGCCAACCGGGTCCGTTCAGGTTACGACGACATGGCCTGGCACGAGCGCTTCGGGGGGGAGCTGCGACACCTCATCCGGCGCGAACAGCCCGCGCTGCAGCGTGCAGGTGACCGTGAGCTACCCCTTCAAATTCCTGATCCCCTTCATCCCTAGTACCTCTTTGACGGTGAAGAGCAGTTCCATTCTCACGATCGCGCAGTAA
- a CDS encoding TadE/TadG family type IV pilus assembly protein has product MTRFLRSLYAKQQGSTVLEIALVLPVLLLLLVGAVDFGRAYYLALEVSSAAQAGAGYGAQNATDTAGMVSAAKRDAADITVLAPVATYGCECSDGTSQVAGCGSAPSCAYNVVNYVQVNTSAVYTPILPYPGIGSSFTLRAVARMRAAH; this is encoded by the coding sequence ATGACGAGATTTCTACGCAGTCTGTATGCGAAGCAGCAAGGATCGACGGTGCTGGAGATCGCCCTGGTTCTGCCTGTGCTGCTTCTGCTGCTTGTTGGGGCCGTCGATTTTGGGCGTGCCTACTATCTCGCTCTGGAGGTCTCCTCGGCGGCGCAGGCCGGTGCGGGTTATGGGGCGCAGAATGCGACGGACACTGCGGGGATGGTGAGCGCCGCGAAGCGGGACGCGGCCGATATCACGGTGCTCGCGCCGGTGGCTACGTATGGATGCGAGTGCTCGGATGGTACGTCGCAGGTGGCCGGATGTGGCAGTGCTCCCTCATGCGCGTACAACGTCGTGAACTATGTGCAGGTCAATACGAGCGCGGTGTACACGCCGATTCTGCCGTATCCGGGGATAGGTTCCAGCTTTACCTTGAGGGCAGTCGCGCGGATGAGGGCTGCCCATTGA
- a CDS encoding pilus assembly protein TadG-related protein, which produces MREEGGQALVVVVLAMTVIICFLGLAIDVGHLRYERHRLQSATDAAALAAGLELRICGSVPNCPAMQAAATSAMTENGYTGSTLITNCSSTAGTALTLMVNSPSCALGAKDPNTGSNRYVEVVASETARTYFGQFVGFDYVKLSARAEATRNPGPNCIYALDPSGAQAIAVLVGIAVTSNCGIVDESSSSLAMTCIVGAFISAPKISVTGGTGNLLCGLSTKATKGVPVPTPADPLAYLPAPANANGACGTSTGSPYRGSSTAVNLLLAGTYVFNPGVYCGGISITAGVLMNVTFNPGVYILKQGPGLLGVTQGGLTITLSLLSNITGTGVTFYNTGPFGGYSITAPAAVGLSNVNLSAPTSGTYGGMLFMQDKGNTSSGTFVANLLQGSKLEGAFYLPNASVAYGVGAISSNYNILVAKDIAFNVAVASTFGNNYAALGIGSPLNGDAAVLVE; this is translated from the coding sequence TTGAGAGAAGAAGGAGGACAGGCGCTGGTGGTCGTGGTCCTTGCGATGACCGTGATCATCTGCTTTCTGGGGCTTGCCATTGACGTCGGACATTTGCGCTATGAGAGGCATCGTCTGCAGAGTGCGACCGATGCCGCGGCGTTGGCGGCCGGGTTGGAACTTCGCATCTGCGGAAGTGTGCCCAATTGCCCCGCGATGCAGGCAGCCGCGACGAGTGCCATGACCGAGAACGGCTATACCGGGAGCACGCTGATTACCAATTGTTCGTCGACTGCCGGCACTGCGCTTACGCTGATGGTGAACAGCCCATCGTGCGCGCTTGGGGCGAAAGATCCGAATACGGGAAGCAATCGGTATGTCGAGGTCGTCGCTTCGGAGACGGCAAGGACGTATTTTGGACAGTTCGTTGGATTCGATTATGTGAAGCTCTCGGCGCGGGCCGAGGCGACGCGGAATCCGGGTCCCAACTGTATCTATGCCCTCGACCCGAGCGGGGCTCAAGCGATCGCCGTGCTGGTAGGCATCGCCGTTACGTCGAACTGCGGCATCGTGGATGAGTCCAGCTCAAGCCTGGCCATGACGTGCATTGTGGGTGCTTTCATCTCCGCGCCGAAGATCTCGGTGACGGGTGGCACCGGGAATTTGCTCTGCGGATTGTCAACCAAGGCCACGAAGGGTGTTCCTGTGCCAACGCCAGCCGATCCCCTGGCATACCTGCCTGCTCCTGCGAATGCAAATGGCGCATGCGGGACGAGTACAGGGAGTCCTTACAGAGGCTCAAGTACCGCTGTGAATCTCCTGCTTGCGGGAACGTACGTCTTCAACCCAGGGGTCTACTGCGGAGGCATCTCGATCACCGCGGGAGTGCTGATGAACGTCACGTTCAACCCTGGTGTTTATATCCTGAAGCAAGGGCCGGGCTTACTTGGCGTCACGCAGGGAGGTCTGACGATTACGCTGTCCTTGCTCTCCAATATCACCGGGACTGGCGTGACTTTTTATAACACCGGACCTTTCGGGGGGTACTCGATTACCGCGCCTGCGGCAGTTGGCCTGAGCAATGTGAATCTGTCAGCTCCAACCAGCGGGACCTATGGCGGCATGTTGTTCATGCAGGACAAAGGCAATACTTCGAGCGGCACCTTCGTTGCCAATCTGCTGCAGGGGAGCAAGCTCGAAGGAGCGTTCTACCTGCCGAACGCGTCCGTGGCCTATGGCGTCGGTGCGATCTCATCGAACTACAACATTCTTGTCGCCAAGGATATTGCCTTCAATGTGGCCGTTGCGAGCACGTTCGGGAACAACTATGCGGCGCTTGGAATCGGCTCACCCCTGAATGGGGATGCTGCGGTGCTGGTGGAATGA
- a CDS encoding DUF192 domain-containing protein: MRRVQIIDKGRNTVIAGNVGVADHGFARMRGLLGRKSLDAGEGLWIRPSSGIHTFGMSFPIDVVGLNASLTVTKLWKNVKPQRMTTLKWNVRSVIELQAGLIESSGLKLGDQVLVKDYVAESEAR, encoded by the coding sequence ATGCGCAGGGTGCAGATTATCGATAAGGGCAGGAACACGGTGATTGCAGGAAACGTGGGGGTGGCCGACCATGGCTTCGCACGCATGCGTGGCCTTCTCGGTCGCAAATCGCTGGATGCAGGGGAGGGCTTGTGGATCAGGCCCTCCTCGGGCATACATACCTTTGGCATGTCGTTTCCGATCGATGTTGTCGGCCTGAACGCTTCGCTGACTGTTACGAAGCTTTGGAAGAATGTGAAGCCGCAAAGGATGACCACCCTGAAGTGGAACGTTCGGAGCGTGATCGAACTCCAGGCGGGCCTGATCGAATCTTCCGGGCTGAAGCTTGGAGATCAGGTGCTGGTCAAGGACTATGTTGCAGAGAGCGAGGCACGCTGA